Proteins co-encoded in one Rhodothermales bacterium genomic window:
- the sppA gene encoding signal peptide peptidase SppA: MKFFSTLAASTLGTLIALGIAVLFFFMFIFALAASSEDVPRVREGTLLVAELSGGMPELVSGDPFAQLLANEPSLDLRSAKRAFEKAAVDDRITGLWLRVRSSSIPWAATQELRASIAEFKSTGKPVYASSDDFMTMEGEYFLLSVADSVFAAPGGLFEFNGFAIVATFYKGLLDKLGIEPQIVRSGKFKSAVEPFQRSSMSEENRQQLNDLLVAQEGVYLQTISEARGLSVEELRERASNDAILRVDEAVDMGLVDELIYNDQVIARWKERLAVEPDGKLKTISLARYAKVPASSAGLKEGKAGKIAIVYAVGTIVGGASDEETPFSAGVIGSETFAKAIKEARESDDVKAVVLRIDSPGGFAPAADAMLREVELTAAKKPVVVSMANVAASGGYWMAMAADTIVAEPLTLTGSIGAFSLFFNTSAFFDDKLGITFDRVRTSPYADMLSGVRALSEAETRLLQDLTDETYTRFIDIVAENREMTTEDVQELAQGRVWMGIQAKDVGLVDVLGGLGDATEIAADLAGLEPGSYSTRSLPRPKTFLERMTRSLEAEAVSAWTHVTTSAAERAMREQMKALEEALRDHATVQARMAFDIRID, from the coding sequence ATGAAGTTTTTCTCAACGCTGGCTGCCAGCACACTCGGAACCCTGATCGCTCTGGGTATAGCGGTGCTGTTCTTCTTCATGTTCATCTTCGCGCTCGCCGCCTCTTCGGAAGATGTCCCACGCGTTCGTGAAGGGACGCTCCTCGTAGCGGAGTTGTCGGGCGGCATGCCCGAGCTCGTTTCTGGAGATCCGTTTGCGCAGCTACTCGCCAACGAGCCGTCGCTGGATCTGCGCTCCGCAAAGCGGGCATTCGAGAAGGCAGCGGTCGACGATCGCATCACAGGTCTGTGGCTGCGTGTGCGCAGCAGCTCGATTCCGTGGGCAGCAACCCAGGAGCTTCGGGCGTCAATTGCTGAATTCAAGTCGACCGGCAAACCGGTGTATGCATCCAGTGACGATTTCATGACCATGGAGGGCGAGTACTTCCTCCTCAGTGTAGCGGATAGCGTATTCGCCGCTCCGGGCGGACTGTTTGAGTTTAATGGGTTCGCCATCGTTGCCACGTTCTACAAGGGCTTGCTCGACAAGCTGGGTATCGAGCCTCAGATCGTTCGGTCGGGCAAGTTCAAGTCGGCCGTGGAACCGTTCCAGCGAAGCAGTATGTCTGAAGAGAACCGGCAACAGCTCAACGATCTGCTTGTTGCGCAGGAAGGTGTATACCTGCAGACCATCTCGGAAGCACGCGGGTTGTCGGTCGAGGAACTTCGGGAGCGCGCATCCAACGATGCCATCCTGCGAGTAGATGAAGCTGTCGACATGGGTCTCGTCGACGAGTTGATCTACAACGACCAGGTGATCGCTCGATGGAAGGAGCGGCTTGCTGTGGAGCCCGATGGAAAACTCAAGACGATCTCGCTCGCGCGATACGCGAAAGTGCCGGCGTCCTCGGCCGGCCTCAAGGAGGGCAAAGCAGGTAAGATTGCCATCGTGTATGCCGTGGGTACCATAGTCGGCGGCGCCAGCGACGAAGAAACACCGTTCTCGGCGGGAGTGATTGGTTCGGAGACCTTCGCGAAGGCGATAAAAGAGGCGCGTGAATCGGATGATGTGAAAGCCGTGGTTCTTCGAATCGACTCACCGGGCGGATTCGCCCCCGCTGCAGATGCTATGCTGCGCGAGGTCGAGCTTACAGCGGCGAAGAAACCTGTTGTCGTCTCGATGGCCAACGTCGCGGCTTCCGGAGGATACTGGATGGCGATGGCCGCGGATACGATCGTGGCCGAACCCCTGACCCTTACCGGATCGATCGGCGCCTTCAGCCTCTTCTTCAATACCAGCGCTTTCTTCGACGACAAGCTCGGAATCACCTTCGACCGTGTTCGGACGAGTCCCTACGCCGACATGTTATCGGGCGTACGCGCACTTAGCGAGGCAGAGACCCGCCTTCTTCAGGACCTGACCGACGAGACTTATACGAGATTCATCGACATCGTCGCCGAGAATCGGGAAATGACAACCGAAGATGTTCAAGAACTTGCCCAGGGTCGAGTCTGGATGGGCATCCAGGCAAAGGACGTCGGACTCGTCGATGTGCTTGGTGGCCTCGGTGATGCCACTGAGATTGCAGCCGATCTCGCAGGTCTGGAGCCGGGATCGTATTCAACTCGCTCCCTGCCGCGTCCGAAGACCTTCCTCGAGCGGATGACCCGATCTCTCGAGGCCGAAGCCGTGAGCGCCTGGACGCATGTCACGACGTCGGCCGCCGAACGCGCTATGCGTGAGCAGATGAAGGCACTCGAGGAGGCGTTGCGGGATCACGCCACGGTGCAGGCCAGAATGGCGTTCGACATTCGGATCGACTAG
- a CDS encoding 2,3-bisphosphoglycerate-independent phosphoglycerate mutase: MKPSDRHILIILDGYGIAEDVSVSAIDAARKPFLDDVFARYPKSTLEASGLAVGLPEGQMGNSEVGHMNLGSGRVVYQDITRIDKAIVDGSFFENEILLQAVRQASNAGAKLHLMGLFSDGGVHSHVSHLTALLTLAKEHGLERDKVCLHAFTDGRDTDPEGGKVYAYEFVEAAERIGVGVLASIVGRYYAMDRDNRWERTELAYRLLVYGEGSTYSDPVAAFEESYANGITDEFIKPARLEEFDGASTRIEMGDVVIFFNFRADRARQLTRALTDPAFDGFDAARLDLMYVTFTPYDASFDLPIAFPKVNLVKTLGEVISRSGLRQLRAAETEKYPHVTYFFSGGREARFEGEDRILVPSPKVATYDLQPEMSAPELADRVAAALRDRKYELVIVNFANPDMVGHTGVFEAAVAAVEAVDAAARKVVGAALESGYSVEMIADHGNADKMRNPDGSPHTAHTTALVPHVIIHDDFAGPIRPGKLGDVAPTILALLGIDRPVEMTGDVLIDIDSGV, from the coding sequence ATGAAGCCTTCAGATAGACACATTCTTATTATTCTCGATGGCTATGGAATTGCCGAGGACGTTTCCGTCAGTGCGATCGACGCTGCACGCAAACCGTTCCTGGACGACGTGTTTGCACGGTACCCCAAGTCGACCCTTGAGGCTTCCGGATTGGCCGTAGGTTTACCGGAAGGGCAGATGGGGAACTCTGAGGTGGGGCATATGAATCTGGGTTCGGGGCGCGTTGTCTATCAGGACATCACGCGAATCGACAAGGCCATCGTCGACGGGTCGTTCTTCGAGAATGAGATCCTGTTGCAGGCTGTTCGGCAGGCGTCGAATGCCGGGGCGAAGCTACATCTCATGGGCCTGTTTTCGGACGGCGGCGTGCATTCCCACGTGAGTCATCTGACGGCGCTGCTCACGCTCGCAAAGGAGCATGGCCTTGAACGGGACAAGGTCTGCCTGCACGCATTTACGGATGGGCGCGATACCGATCCGGAAGGAGGGAAGGTATATGCGTACGAGTTCGTGGAGGCAGCGGAGAGAATTGGCGTTGGTGTTCTTGCGAGCATCGTCGGCCGATACTACGCAATGGATCGGGATAACCGGTGGGAGAGAACGGAGCTCGCGTATCGGCTACTGGTTTATGGTGAGGGCAGTACGTACTCGGATCCCGTTGCTGCGTTTGAAGAGAGCTATGCGAACGGAATCACGGACGAGTTCATCAAGCCTGCGCGCCTTGAAGAATTCGACGGAGCCAGCACGCGCATCGAGATGGGCGACGTCGTCATCTTCTTTAATTTCCGCGCCGATCGAGCACGACAGCTCACGCGCGCACTGACTGATCCCGCGTTTGACGGATTCGATGCGGCCCGACTCGACCTGATGTACGTCACATTCACGCCGTACGACGCCTCATTCGATCTTCCGATTGCATTTCCGAAAGTCAATCTGGTCAAAACCCTCGGCGAAGTCATCTCGCGCAGCGGGCTGCGGCAATTGCGAGCTGCGGAAACCGAAAAGTACCCGCACGTGACGTATTTCTTCAGCGGTGGTCGTGAAGCCAGGTTTGAGGGTGAAGACAGGATTCTGGTTCCGTCACCGAAGGTCGCGACCTACGACCTCCAGCCGGAGATGAGCGCGCCGGAGCTGGCGGATCGGGTAGCCGCAGCGCTTCGGGACAGGAAGTATGAACTCGTCATAGTCAACTTCGCGAACCCGGATATGGTTGGTCATACCGGAGTATTCGAGGCCGCCGTTGCAGCGGTGGAGGCCGTGGATGCGGCGGCTCGCAAAGTAGTCGGGGCCGCTCTGGAGAGTGGGTACTCGGTGGAGATGATCGCGGATCACGGTAACGCGGACAAGATGAGGAATCCTGACGGGTCGCCACACACGGCGCATACCACTGCCCTGGTACCTCACGTCATCATACACGACGACTTTGCCGGCCCGATTCGACCAGGGAAACTGGGTGACGTCGCACCTACGATACTGGCACTTCTCGGTATCGATCGCCCCGTCGAGATGACGGGCGATGTGTTGATTGATATCGACTCGGGCGTCTAG
- the nth gene encoding endonuclease III, translated as MASFVIRQLRKAIPRPETELEYTDPYELIVAVILSAQCTDERVNMVTPELFERFPDIRALSLADPTEILPFIKSVTYPNNKSRHLAAMARKVVDEYDGKIPGTLKELMTLPGVGRKTAQVVASVAFDVDALPVDTHVFRVANRIGLASKGRTPLAVERQLKKAIPETDWSEGHHLLILHGRYTCTARSPRCDACSLTKVCGYYSSLQKLPEPLNGLSPRKGKFYCRTRDHYFDRPDSRVDRNGTRQVACPKCGSMNVYESRTGITTRRVRDYRVA; from the coding sequence ATGGCATCCTTCGTGATCCGCCAACTGCGGAAAGCAATCCCGCGGCCAGAGACGGAGCTCGAGTACACGGATCCGTACGAGTTGATCGTCGCTGTAATCCTGTCGGCACAGTGCACCGATGAACGTGTCAATATGGTTACCCCTGAGTTGTTCGAGAGATTCCCGGACATCCGTGCGCTATCCCTGGCAGACCCGACTGAAATCCTTCCGTTCATCAAATCCGTCACGTACCCGAACAACAAGTCACGACACCTCGCGGCCATGGCGCGAAAGGTGGTTGACGAATATGACGGGAAGATCCCCGGAACGCTGAAGGAATTGATGACTTTGCCGGGTGTCGGTCGCAAGACGGCTCAGGTTGTGGCGTCCGTAGCATTCGATGTGGATGCCTTGCCCGTCGATACACATGTGTTTCGAGTGGCCAACCGGATTGGACTTGCATCGAAGGGCCGGACTCCGCTAGCGGTGGAGAGACAGCTCAAGAAGGCGATCCCCGAGACCGACTGGTCGGAGGGGCACCATCTGCTCATACTCCACGGACGGTACACGTGCACAGCGAGATCCCCCCGGTGCGACGCGTGTTCGCTGACAAAAGTGTGCGGCTACTACAGCTCACTCCAGAAGCTGCCAGAGCCCTTGAATGGGCTTTCTCCTCGCAAGGGCAAGTTCTACTGCCGAACCCGCGATCACTATTTTGACCGACCCGACTCGCGCGTCGACCGTAACGGAACTCGACAGGTCGCCTGTCCGAAATGCGGATCGATGAATGTCTACGAGTCGCGCACCGGAATAACCACCAGGCGCGTCCGGGACTATCGAGTTGCCTGA